A genomic window from Fusarium falciforme chromosome 2, complete sequence includes:
- a CDS encoding GMC-OxRdtase-N domain-containing protein, producing MTTQVLPASASSAYDYIIVGGGTAGCVLASRLSSYLPERKVLMIEAGPSDFNLSNVLNLREWLSLLGGDLDYDYGTTEQPNGNSHIRHSRAKVLGGCSSHNTLISFRPFRHDMERWVAQGCKGWDFENVMRHVDNLRNQLNPVHPRHRNQLTKDWVKACSEAMGIPVIHDFNHEISEKGQLTQGAGFFSVSYNPDTGRRSSASVAYIHPILRGDERRPNLTVLTEAHVSKVFVENDVATGIAVTLKSGEKHVLHARKETILAAGAVDTPRLLLHSGIGPKAQLEGLGIPVVKDIPGVGENLLDHPETIIMWELNKPVPANQTTMDSDAGIFLRREPTNAAGNDGDAADVMMHCYQIPFTLNTERLGYPVIKDGYAFCMTPNIPRPRSRGRIYLTSADPTVKPALDFRYFTDPEGYDAATLVHGIKAARKIAQQSPFKEWLKQEVAPGPKAQTDEEISEYARRVAHTVYHPAGTTKMGDIERDEMAVVDPELKVRGIGKLRIVDAGIFPEMTTINPMVTVLAIGERAAELIAAEEGWKPKHARL from the coding sequence ATGACGACCCAGGTTCTTCCCGCTTCCGCCAGCTCGGCCTACGACTACATCATTGTCGGCGGCGGCACGGCTGGTTGCGTCCTCGCTTCGCGCCTCTCCTCCTATCTCCCCGAGCGCAAGGTTCTCATGATCGAGGCTGGCCCCTCCGACTTCAACCTCAGCAATGTCCTCAACCTCCGAGAGTGgctcagcctcctcggcgGTGACCTCGACTACGACTATGGCACAACTGAGCAGCCCAATGGCAACAGCCACATTCGGCACTCTCGCGCCAAGGTCCTCGGTGGTTGCTCTTCTCACAACACCCTGATCTCTTTCCGTCCCTTCCGTCATGACATGGAGCGATGGGTTGCTCAGGGCTGCAAGGGCTGGGACTTTGAGAACGTGATGCGCCATGTTGACAACCTCCGCAACCAGCTGAACCCCGTCCACCCTCGTCACCGTAACCAGCTGACCAAGGACTGGGTCAAGGCCTGCTCCGAGGCTATGGGCATTCCCGTCATCCACGACTTCAACCACGAGATCAGTGAGAAGGGTCAATTGACCCAGggcgctggcttcttctccgtctCCTACAACCCCGATACTGGCCGTCGCAGCAGCGCCTCGGTCGCATACATCCACCCTATCCTCCGCGGCGACGAGCGACGACCTAACCTGACTGTCCTCACTGAGGCCCACGTCTCCAAGGTTTTCGTCGAGAACGACGTCGCTACCGGTATCGCTGTTACTCTCAAGTCTGGCGAGAAGCACGTCCTCCACGCCCGCAAGGAGACCATCCTGgctgctggtgctgttgACACTCCTCGCCTGCTCCTTCACTCTGGTATTGGACCCAAGGCCCAGCTGGAAGGTCTTGGCATCCCTGTTGTCAAGGACATTCCTGGTGTCGGCGAGaacctcctcgaccaccccgagaccatcatcatgtgGGAGCTCAACAAGCCCGTTCCTGCTAACCAGACCACCATGGACTCGGACGCCGGTATCTTCCTCCGACGAGAGCCCACCAACGCTGCTGGCAACGACGGCGATGCTGCTGATGTCATGATGCACTGCTACCAGATCCCCTTCACTCTCAACACCGAGCGACTCGGATACCCCGTCATCAAGGATGGTTACGCTTTCTGCATGACCCCCAACATCCCTCGTCCCCGCTCCCGCGGCCGCATCTACCTGACTTCGGCCGACCCTACCGTCAAGCCCGCCCTTGACTTCCGCTACTTCACCGACCCCGAGGGATATGATGCTGCTACCCTGGTCCACGGTATCAAGGCTGCTCGCAAGATCGCTCAGCAGAGCCCCTTCAAGGAGTGGCTCAAGCAGGAGGTCGCCCCTGGCCCCAAGGCTCAAACTGATGAGGAGATCAGCGAGTATGCTCGCCGTGTCGCCCACACTGTCTACCACCCCGCTGGTACCACAAAGATGGGTGATATCGAGCGCGACGAGATGGCCGTCGTTGACCCCGAGCTCAAGGTTCGCGGCATCGGCAAGCTGCGCATCGTTGACGCCGGTATCTTCCCTGAGATGACCACTATCAACCCCATGGTGACCGTGCTCGCCATTGGTGAGCGGGCTGCCGAGCTCATTGCTGCCGAGGAGGGCTGGAAGCCCAAGCACGCCCGCCTGTAA